The DNA region TGGGGCTGAAACTGGCCTGGCTGGCCGGCAAGGTAAAGGGCAAGGCCCGTCGCCAGGCGCTGGAGGCGCTGGCCGGGGAGGCCGATATTGCCATCGGCACCCATGCCCTGTTTCAGGCCGGCGTGCGTTTTCGTGACCTGGCGCTGATCGTGGTCGACGAACAGCACCGCTTCGGTGTTCATCAGCGCCTGTCGCTGGCGGCCAAGGGCAGTGCCGGTGAGCGCGTGCCCCACCAACTGGTCATGACCGCCACCCCGATTCCCAGAACGCTGGCCATGACCGCCTATGCCGGACTGGAAGTCTCGGTCATCGATGAATTGCCGCCCGGGCGCAAGCCGGTGACCACGGTGGCCATCAGTCAGGGCCGGCGCGAGGAGATCATCGAGCGGCTGCGTCGCGCCCTGGCCGAGGGCCGCCAGGCCTACTGGGTGTGTCCGCTGATCGAGGAGTCGGATCTGCTCGAGGCCCAGGCGGCCGAATCCACGGCCAGCGAACTGGAACGCGCCCTGCCGGGGTTTTCCGTCGGGCTGATCCACGGGCGCATGAAAGCGGCCGAAAAACAGGACATCATGGCGCGTTTCAGCGCCGGTGACATTGACCTGCTGGTGGCCACCACGGTGATCGAGGTCGGGGTCGATGTGCCCAATGCCAGCCTGATGATGATCGAGAATGCCGAACGCCTGGGACTCTCGCAGCTACACCAGTTGCGCGGGCGGGTCGGGCGCGGCAGCGCTCAGGCGGCCTGCGTGCTGATCTACAAGCCGCCGCTGGGCGACACCGCGCGGGCGCGCCTGGAAACCATGCGCGAAACCACCGATGGCTTCGTCATCGCCGAAAAGGACCTGGAACTGCGCGGCCCCGGCGAGGTGCTGGGCACCCGCCAGACCGGCATGCTGAGATTCCGGGTGGCCGATCTCGGCCGCGACGCCGAACTGCTCGACCCGGTCAGGAATCTTGCCGAACGGCTGGACCGCGGGGGTGCCGATATCGTTATTGAACGCTGGATTGGAGAGGCGGAGCAGTTTGTGGACGTTTGAGGGGAAGGTGTAAAGGTGAAAGGGCGCGCGTTGACCGCTGACAAAGTCAGCTCTCTCTCGCCTCTACTTTCTCCTTCCTTTTACCTTTCACCTTTTACCTCACCGCACCTCAGCCCACTGGGCTGAGGCGCACCACGAACTCGGTCATGTACCAGGTTGTGGTGGCTTCGAAGCCGGAATCGCTCAGGCCGTAGACCCACAGCCGGCCCTGTTCGTCGGTATTGACCTCGAAATCCTGTCCGGCGGTGCTGACCCGCTTGAGTTGCCATGGTGAATCGGGGTCGCCGCACCACTGGTCGTCCAGGCGGTTGGCCATGTCGCCCACGGCCAGTGCGTAGCGTCCGGGAGCTGATTGCTGGCCGAGGTCGATGGACGGGCGGCGCATGGGCGGCATCTCGCCCGAGCCGTTGTCTTCGAGCACGTAGTCCGGCTGCTCGCCCGATGCACCCAGGCGCACGAATACCGACTCGCCCGGCGAGCCGCCGACACCGAAACAGCCCGATGGAACGTTAGTGGCGAACTGCATTTCCAGCTCCAGTCGGTAACGGGTATCCGGCTCCAGGCCGTCGATCAGCCGCATCAGGACCATCATCAGGTCGTCGGTGCGGTTGTTGCCACTGATCGCCAGGCCGTGGCGTCCGCTCCACTGCGCGGGCAGTTCCTCGTGGCCCCAGTCCAGCTCCATGAACTCTTCTTCGCCCTGCCAGTAGTCGAGAAACAGGGCCTCGAATCCGGCCGGCCCGCGGTCGAGATTGAAGCGCCGGGTTTCATCGAACCGATCCTGGGCCGGGCAGCGCGAGCCGTCCATGCGGGTCAGGCGCTCCAGATTCAGCTCGCCGTCGGCCAGGAAGGTATCCACGGGTGCGTAGGACAGCGTTGCCGCATCACACCCGGTCAGCTGCAGCTCGATCTCTCCCCACACTTCGCCCTGAATGTCCTGGTGGTTGAAGCCGTCCGGAAAACTGGCGCCCCGGTAACGACGCATTTCCGCGTTCAGGGTATCGCCGCCGGCATCGCCCAGCCCGAGCAACCACAGGGGATCGCCG from Wenzhouxiangella sp. AB-CW3 includes:
- the recG gene encoding ATP-dependent DNA helicase RecG, translated to MSRPVGDLPGVGPQVAARLKALGILVETDLLFHRPLRYEDRTRITPMNRVRPDARVQVEGRVMHQEVVQRRRRMLLVTLADDSGQITLRYFRFYPSQLRMFRVGNRIRCFGDVRFGPEGFEMAHPECRVLGAGTDHALPEHLTPVYPVTQGLARATLTGLIDRAVERVENGQLELIDPLVGLNDLMALDQAVLTIHRPGPGENLDALADGYHRAVQRLACEELLAHHLALARLNRARQRQHAVALGPGTALRNSLLERVGFEPTAAQRRVVSEIVDDLVDERPMRRLLQGDVGSGKTLVAASAMLTAVAAGRQAAIVAPTEILAEQHFNTLSGWLEPLGLKLAWLAGKVKGKARRQALEALAGEADIAIGTHALFQAGVRFRDLALIVVDEQHRFGVHQRLSLAAKGSAGERVPHQLVMTATPIPRTLAMTAYAGLEVSVIDELPPGRKPVTTVAISQGRREEIIERLRRALAEGRQAYWVCPLIEESDLLEAQAAESTASELERALPGFSVGLIHGRMKAAEKQDIMARFSAGDIDLLVATTVIEVGVDVPNASLMMIENAERLGLSQLHQLRGRVGRGSAQAACVLIYKPPLGDTARARLETMRETTDGFVIAEKDLELRGPGEVLGTRQTGMLRFRVADLGRDAELLDPVRNLAERLDRGGADIVIERWIGEAEQFVDV